One Micromonospora craniellae genomic region harbors:
- a CDS encoding low temperature requirement protein A translates to MSWTRGTGRPTVTHVAGRLAPVSQPGRATFLELFFDLVFVFALTRISARSFEGLALEPGGASGWTPVTGGLKTLLLLLALWALWQNTAWATSRYDPYHAGVQLIVMIALVCSMVMGVAIPHALTDTGLAFAVAYVVAQVARPLILLAYGTPERALKSRTAITFTASGVLWIVGALLPISLRVVLWTGALGLEYVCGRYGYPVPGLGRSTVSRWDISGEHLAERYQQFFLIALGETVLVASFSYSDYPYPLAETVTFALTLAISILLWRIYVQRAGQILAEAVAHARQPAGIGRLPTPTW, encoded by the coding sequence GGCCGACCGTGACGCACGTCGCCGGCCGGCTGGCGCCGGTCTCCCAGCCGGGCCGGGCCACGTTCCTGGAACTCTTCTTCGACCTGGTCTTCGTGTTCGCGCTCACCCGCATCTCCGCCCGCTCGTTCGAGGGACTGGCGCTGGAACCCGGGGGCGCCTCGGGGTGGACCCCGGTGACCGGGGGCCTGAAGACACTGCTGTTGCTGCTCGCGCTCTGGGCACTGTGGCAGAACACCGCCTGGGCGACCAGCCGCTACGACCCGTACCACGCCGGGGTGCAGCTGATCGTGATGATCGCCCTGGTCTGCAGCATGGTGATGGGCGTGGCGATCCCCCACGCGCTCACCGACACCGGGTTGGCCTTCGCGGTGGCGTACGTGGTGGCGCAGGTCGCCCGCCCGCTGATCCTGCTCGCGTACGGCACCCCCGAACGTGCCCTGAAGTCGCGGACCGCGATCACCTTCACCGCCTCGGGGGTGCTGTGGATCGTGGGCGCGCTGCTTCCGATCAGCCTGCGGGTGGTCCTGTGGACGGGCGCGCTGGGCCTGGAGTACGTCTGCGGGAGGTACGGCTATCCGGTGCCCGGGCTGGGCCGCTCGACGGTCTCCCGGTGGGACATCTCCGGCGAGCACCTGGCCGAGCGCTACCAGCAGTTCTTCCTCATCGCCCTCGGCGAGACCGTGCTGGTCGCCAGCTTCTCCTACAGTGACTACCCCTACCCGCTGGCGGAGACCGTGACGTTCGCGCTGACGTTGGCCATCTCGATCCTGCTGTGGCGCATCTACGTGCAGCGTGCCGGCCAGATCCTCGCCGAGGCGGTCGCCCACGCCCGGCAGCCGGCCGGCATCGGCCGGCTGCCGACACCCACCTGGTGA
- a CDS encoding 5-formyltetrahydrofolate cyclo-ligase — MTSLAEIDRAKQTVRQHVWNLLEREGTAPIGVHGHIPDFVGKDTAADRLANLEAWKAARVIKCNPDRAQLPVRIRALLDGKLLYMAVPRLATPKPFYLLDPTTLTTPFDIAATSTRAPEVAPTVAVNEMQPIDLIVCGSVAISRYDGTRIGKGAGYSDLEVALLADAGLATTDTTIATTVHESQLLDSDLPHAAHDFPVDLVVTPHEVLSFGPRKDLPGIVTTHLRPDQLDQIPALSDPAHDAERYSGR; from the coding sequence GTGACCAGCCTCGCCGAGATCGACCGCGCCAAGCAGACCGTTCGGCAGCACGTCTGGAACCTGCTGGAACGTGAGGGCACCGCCCCCATTGGGGTACACGGGCACATCCCCGACTTCGTCGGCAAGGACACCGCCGCCGACCGACTCGCCAATCTGGAAGCCTGGAAAGCAGCACGAGTCATCAAGTGCAACCCCGACCGCGCCCAGCTTCCCGTCCGGATACGCGCGCTCCTAGACGGCAAACTGCTGTACATGGCGGTACCGCGCCTCGCCACCCCCAAGCCCTTTTATCTCCTCGACCCCACCACCCTGACTACCCCGTTCGACATCGCTGCCACCAGCACCCGAGCACCAGAGGTCGCCCCCACCGTCGCCGTGAACGAGATGCAACCAATTGACCTGATCGTCTGCGGCAGCGTCGCCATCAGCCGATACGACGGCACACGGATCGGCAAGGGCGCCGGCTACTCGGATCTGGAGGTCGCTCTGCTCGCTGACGCCGGCCTCGCCACCACGGACACCACCATCGCCACGACCGTCCACGAGAGCCAACTTCTCGACTCCGACCTGCCTCACGCGGCCCACGACTTCCCAGTCGACCTCGTCGTCACTCCGCACGAGGTACTGAGCTTCGGCCCGCGCAAAGACCTCCCGGGGATCGTTACGACCCACCTTCGCCCGGACCAACTCGACCAGATCCCCGCACTGTCCGATCCAGCGCACGACGCCGAAAGATACTCCGGCCGCTGA
- a CDS encoding ATP-binding protein has translation MQTAWDRLLSTKPVLLLLLGSDVHMMERLTAYDRPFFGRADALVLGPLNPAETAHALDLSGADAIDAHLICGGLPGIVRAWPPATPPLAFLEEECADPASVVFSIPEAALLAEFPTPDQARRVLEAIGGGDRAYANIASTAGGAQSPLASGLLSPLLRRLVEEKRVLAVDEPLSTKPSRPALYRVADSNLRLYLTILRSAQEQARRGRPEAAFQLVQRRWTSWRGRAVEPLIRESLELAAISGILPWSDVQAVGGWWNRQFNPELDIIGADRAPVAQTVYFAGSIKWLGSPFDARDLADLASGAAQVPGFEPGRCGLVIVSLSGLSPQVDSTKADVVWGPSEVVSAWRR, from the coding sequence TTGCAGACGGCGTGGGACCGGCTGCTGTCCACCAAGCCCGTTCTCCTTCTTCTCCTCGGCAGCGACGTCCACATGATGGAGCGCCTGACCGCATACGACCGTCCGTTCTTCGGCCGCGCCGACGCGCTCGTGCTCGGTCCGCTGAACCCTGCGGAGACGGCGCATGCGCTGGATCTCAGCGGGGCAGACGCAATCGACGCCCATCTGATCTGCGGAGGTCTCCCGGGCATCGTTCGGGCCTGGCCACCGGCCACGCCGCCACTGGCCTTCCTCGAGGAGGAGTGCGCGGATCCCGCCTCGGTCGTCTTCAGCATCCCGGAAGCGGCGCTGCTGGCCGAGTTTCCCACGCCGGACCAGGCACGCCGCGTCCTTGAGGCGATCGGTGGCGGGGATCGAGCCTATGCCAACATCGCCTCGACGGCAGGCGGTGCCCAATCTCCGCTCGCGTCCGGTCTGCTCTCCCCACTCCTGCGTAGGCTGGTGGAGGAGAAGAGAGTGCTGGCCGTCGACGAGCCGCTGTCAACGAAGCCCAGCAGACCGGCGTTGTATCGGGTCGCCGACAGCAACCTGCGCCTGTACCTGACCATTCTCCGTAGCGCGCAGGAGCAGGCCCGCCGAGGCCGCCCAGAGGCAGCCTTCCAACTCGTCCAGCGGCGGTGGACGAGTTGGCGCGGTCGCGCCGTCGAACCGCTCATCCGAGAGTCCCTGGAACTCGCCGCGATCTCCGGAATCCTGCCGTGGTCAGATGTGCAGGCGGTGGGGGGCTGGTGGAACCGCCAGTTCAACCCGGAGCTCGACATCATCGGCGCGGATCGGGCACCGGTGGCGCAGACCGTCTACTTCGCAGGCTCCATCAAGTGGCTCGGTAGCCCATTCGACGCGCGGGACCTTGCCGATCTGGCTTCGGGCGCGGCGCAGGTGCCCGGCTTCGAACCCGGTCGTTGTGGGCTTGTGATCGTCTCCCTCAGCGGCCTGTCGCCACAGGTCGACTCGACGAAGGCAGATGTGGTGTGGGGCCCTTCGGAGGTCGTGTCTGCCTGGAGAAGGTAA
- a CDS encoding IS3 family transposase (programmed frameshift) yields MAVAEDGVMSRKKGPRSGGPRARRSFTPGQKLELLAGYEKAVAAGDGGAFLRREGLYSSLMSEWRRARDAGLLQGKPAGQTVGRPSAEQAEIARLRRELELAQAKLARTETALTIMGKAPRALGGHLQERAGRSGRVRARQTLMDTYHQLTSAKVPTREAKRLTGIARSSADRDRRRPTPARPMRRTPANALTLAEREHVLRLVNSPEFVDAAPAQIYAALLDQGVYVGSIATMYRILREHEQVRERRRQARRPARQRPELVADAPRQVYTWDITKLAGPVKGIYYDAYVMIDVYSRYIVGVRVHARESGPLAENMMREVFDVHGVPHVVHADRGTSMTSKSVADLLEDLQVARSHSRPKTSNDNPYSEAWFKTLKYAPVFPNRFASLAHSRAFMNDFVTWYNHAHRHSGIGLHTPADVHHGRHHQVHAARLDTLAAARAAHPERFGATTRTTPKILDLPEQVWINQPQPQPQQQAA; encoded by the exons ATGGCCGTGGCCGAGGATGGGGTCATGAGTCGTAAGAAGGGACCGCGTTCGGGTGGTCCGCGTGCCCGCCGGTCGTTCACCCCGGGTCAGAAGTTGGAGCTACTGGCCGGATACGAGAAGGCCGTCGCGGCCGGTGACGGTGGGGCGTTCCTGCGGCGTGAGGGCTTGTACTCGTCGTTGATGTCGGAGTGGCGCCGGGCCCGTGACGCCGGGTTGTTGCAGGGCAAGCCGGCTGGGCAGACGGTAGGGCGGCCGTCGGCGGAGCAGGCGGAGATCGCCCGGTTGCGCCGTGAGCTGGAACTGGCGCAGGCGAAGTTGGCGCGGACGGAGACGGCGTTGACGATCATGGGAAAAGCGC CGCGAGCTCTTGGAGGACATCTCCAGGAGCGAGCCGGACGGTCCGGACGTGTTCGGGCTCGGCAGACGCTGATGGACACCTACCACCAGCTGACCAGCGCGAAGGTCCCGACGCGGGAGGCGAAGCGGCTGACCGGGATCGCTCGGTCCAGCGCGGATCGGGACCGGCGGCGTCCGACACCGGCCCGGCCGATGCGACGCACGCCAGCGAACGCGCTCACCCTGGCCGAGCGGGAGCATGTGCTGCGGCTGGTGAACAGCCCGGAGTTCGTCGACGCGGCCCCGGCGCAGATCTACGCGGCGCTGCTGGATCAGGGTGTGTACGTCGGCTCGATCGCCACCATGTACCGGATCTTGCGCGAACACGAGCAGGTCCGCGAGCGTCGCCGGCAGGCCCGGCGCCCGGCCCGGCAGCGCCCGGAGCTGGTCGCCGACGCGCCGCGGCAGGTCTACACGTGGGACATCACGAAACTCGCTGGCCCCGTGAAAGGGATCTACTACGACGCGTACGTGATGATCGACGTCTACTCCCGGTACATCGTCGGCGTCCGCGTGCACGCCCGCGAGTCCGGCCCGCTTGCCGAGAACATGATGCGCGAGGTGTTCGACGTCCACGGCGTCCCCCACGTGGTCCACGCCGACCGGGGCACGTCTATGACCTCGAAATCGGTCGCTGACCTGCTCGAAGACCTTCAGGTAGCCCGCTCGCACTCGCGGCCCAAGACGTCCAACGACAACCCGTACAGCGAAGCATGGTTCAAGACGTTGAAGTACGCGCCGGTCTTCCCCAACCGGTTCGCGTCGCTCGCCCACTCCCGAGCGTTCATGAACGACTTCGTCACCTGGTACAACCACGCCCACCGGCACTCCGGAATCGGCCTGCACACCCCCGCCGACGTCCACCACGGCCGCCACCACCAAGTCCACGCCGCACGCCTCGACACTCTCGCCGCAGCCCGCGCCGCGCATCCGGAACGGTTCGGCGCCACCACCCGGACCACACCAAAGATCCTCGACCTGCCCGAACAGGTCTGGATCAACCAACCCCAGCCCCAGCCGCAACAACAAGCCGCTTAA
- a CDS encoding DUF1028 domain-containing protein — MTFSIVARSADGQTHGIAVASRFLAAGALVPAAEADIGAIATQAHVNLAYRPQGLALLRTGVPAAHVVAGLVAADPERDHRQLGVVAATGPGATWTGPHCRDWAGGQTGDGWAAQGNILTGPEVIDALRDTWLTGADLPFAQRLVAALRAGQTAGGDRRGQQSAGLLVVQRGSGYAGTGDVSIDLRVDDHPDPITELERLLAVHTRMFSRPDPATLLDLAGTLAVEVAGLLTALGHPADPTEPEDALVAWAGMENLEERLVPGRIDPVVLAHLRTAVPHVPAPRSPA; from the coding sequence GTGACCTTCTCGATCGTCGCCCGTTCCGCCGACGGCCAGACGCACGGCATCGCCGTGGCCAGCCGGTTCCTGGCCGCCGGTGCCCTCGTCCCGGCGGCCGAGGCGGACATCGGCGCGATCGCCACCCAGGCCCACGTGAACCTCGCCTATCGGCCGCAGGGGCTGGCCCTGCTGCGTACCGGGGTCCCCGCCGCCCACGTGGTCGCCGGCCTGGTCGCCGCCGACCCGGAACGCGACCACCGGCAACTCGGTGTGGTCGCCGCCACCGGCCCCGGCGCCACCTGGACCGGCCCGCACTGCCGCGACTGGGCCGGCGGCCAGACCGGCGACGGCTGGGCCGCCCAGGGCAACATCCTTACCGGCCCCGAAGTGATCGACGCCCTGCGCGACACCTGGCTGACCGGCGCCGACCTGCCGTTCGCGCAACGTTTGGTCGCCGCGCTGCGCGCCGGCCAGACCGCCGGCGGCGACCGACGCGGCCAGCAGAGCGCCGGCCTGCTGGTGGTCCAGCGCGGCAGCGGGTACGCCGGCACCGGCGACGTGTCCATCGACCTGCGCGTCGACGACCACCCGGACCCGATCACCGAACTGGAGCGGCTGCTGGCGGTACACACCCGGATGTTCAGCCGCCCCGACCCGGCCACCCTGCTCGACCTGGCCGGCACGCTCGCCGTCGAGGTGGCCGGACTGCTGACCGCGCTCGGGCACCCCGCCGACCCGACCGAGCCGGAGGACGCCCTGGTCGCCTGGGCCGGGATGGAGAACCTGGAGGAACGCCTGGTGCCCGGCCGCATCGACCCGGTCGTGCTGGCCCATCTGCGCACCGCCGTCCCGCACGTCCCGGCACCGCGCTCCCCCGCCTGA
- a CDS encoding YciI family protein, with amino-acid sequence MDQPPANSLVLVHAGPAWDRSRPLAAQRNAAAHMAWIQRQVDAGTAVVAGPIWRPDERPSGDLIGALVLALPPGPAADLVATDPAVVGGQLTMTTHPYHRIEPR; translated from the coding sequence ATGGATCAACCGCCCGCCAACAGTCTCGTCCTGGTCCACGCCGGCCCGGCGTGGGACCGCTCCCGGCCGCTGGCCGCACAGCGCAACGCCGCAGCCCACATGGCCTGGATCCAGCGCCAGGTCGACGCCGGCACAGCCGTGGTCGCCGGCCCGATCTGGCGACCCGACGAACGACCGTCCGGAGACCTCATCGGCGCCCTGGTCCTCGCCCTGCCCCCGGGCCCGGCCGCCGACCTGGTCGCCACCGATCCGGCGGTCGTCGGCGGCCAGCTCACCATGACCACCCACCCGTACCACCGCATCGAGCCGCGCTAG
- a CDS encoding helix-turn-helix transcriptional regulator: MAGKRRHRLAQRRKAIGLSQECLAVSLGVDRSTVVRWERADTDPQPWHRPRLAAALRLSIEDLADLLADVGQPPDPPDERLAYVLRHPRRVDLVAVAHLRERVGVLDQQYDRLPSTRLLAEAGQLHGQAIFLRQHASAGAVHRELTAAVAESATLMGQLVWDASQRRDHKASAAYFDQAISAAREIRDVVTEANALLRKSYLSLYGTKQPTSSLVLTTNAATVSSNDSHVIAGLAHLHRAEAHAMLGQSRACSDALVTAEEHIDAVNADDPAAALFCPSHFTRLVDSCWLFLNKPAEAISALENARHLIANRSKSTAVVLGNLALASILQRDIDAATTYLHEAIDVIERTRAGGGLNLTFGAARQLRPWRDQPGVQDVNDRLLTLMSQ, encoded by the coding sequence GTGGCGGGCAAACGCCGGCACCGGCTGGCGCAGCGCCGCAAGGCGATCGGGCTGAGCCAGGAATGCCTGGCCGTCTCCCTCGGCGTCGACCGTTCGACAGTGGTGCGCTGGGAACGCGCGGACACCGATCCTCAACCCTGGCATCGACCACGCTTAGCAGCGGCCCTCCGGCTGTCGATCGAGGACCTGGCCGACCTTCTGGCCGATGTCGGCCAGCCTCCCGACCCACCAGACGAGCGTCTCGCCTACGTGCTGCGCCATCCCCGTCGCGTTGACCTGGTCGCCGTCGCGCACCTTCGCGAGCGGGTGGGGGTTCTCGACCAACAGTACGATCGGTTGCCTTCTACCCGCCTTCTTGCCGAAGCCGGGCAACTCCACGGGCAGGCAATCTTTCTCCGTCAGCACGCAAGCGCCGGCGCGGTGCACCGCGAGCTGACGGCAGCCGTCGCCGAGTCCGCCACGCTGATGGGCCAACTCGTCTGGGACGCTTCCCAGCGGCGCGATCACAAAGCCAGTGCCGCGTACTTCGACCAAGCGATCAGCGCCGCCCGGGAGATCCGCGATGTCGTCACAGAGGCCAACGCACTCCTACGCAAGAGCTACCTCTCCCTCTACGGCACCAAGCAGCCCACCAGCAGCCTGGTCCTGACCACCAACGCCGCAACTGTCAGCAGCAACGACAGTCACGTCATCGCCGGCCTCGCGCACCTGCATCGCGCCGAGGCCCACGCGATGCTCGGCCAGTCCCGAGCCTGCTCGGACGCCCTCGTAACCGCCGAGGAGCACATTGATGCAGTCAACGCTGACGATCCAGCAGCCGCTCTCTTCTGCCCGAGTCACTTCACCCGGCTCGTGGATTCGTGCTGGCTGTTCCTGAACAAGCCCGCCGAGGCGATCTCCGCCCTGGAGAACGCCAGACATCTCATCGCCAACCGCAGCAAGTCCACCGCAGTCGTCCTGGGCAACCTGGCTCTCGCCAGCATCCTGCAACGCGACATCGACGCGGCCACCACCTACCTTCACGAGGCCATCGACGTGATCGAACGAACCCGCGCCGGAGGCGGCCTCAACCTCACCTTCGGCGCGGCCCGCCAGCTACGCCCCTGGCGGGATCAGCCAGGCGTTCAGGACGTCAACGACCGACTCCTCACCCTCATGAGCCAGTAG